CGAAGTTCGCGAGGCGCCGGAAGCCCTTCGGGTCGAAAGGACCGCCGAAGAAATCGATCAATGCGGCGTACCGGCCAGCGCGGCCCGGCGCTTCTCCATTTCGAACAGCCGCTGCCGCGATTTCTGGACGACGGGCTCCGGCGCCTTCTCGAGATAGTCGGGGTTGCGAAGGCGGGCCGCCAGGACGCGGATCTCGTCGTCCAGCTTGTCGAGCTCGCGGTCGATCCCGGCACGGTCCGTCGCGGCCTCGCGGCCGGCGAAGCGGATTCCGAGGGACACGCCTTCGACGACGTCCCGCAGGTCGTCCGCGGCGGGGGACTCGAACGCGAGAGAGGAGAGCCGTCCGAGCGCGGCGAGGATCGGACCGAGCTCGCGAAGCGCGGCGGCGTGCGGCGCGTCGGGGGCGATTCGCAGCTCGGCCGGCTCCGTCGGCGGGGCCCCGCGTTCCGACCGGAAGTTGCGGACCCGCGTGAGGATCTCCGCGAGCGCCCGGACGGCCCCGACCGACTCCGGGTCGAAAATGGCGGCGTCGAATTTCGGGAAGCGCGCCGTCGCGAGCATTCCCGCGCCGCCGATCGCTTCCCAGATCTCCTCCGTGACGAACGGGGCGAACGGGTGAAGGAGGGCGAGGACGTCGCGGAGACACGCGAGGAGCACGCGGCGGATGGAGCGCCGGTCGGCGTCGCTCCCCGTCTTTCCGGAGAGCACGGGCTTCACCATTTCGAGATGCCGGTCGCAGAAGTCCCGCCACACGAACTCGTAGATGCTCGCGGCGGCGAGGTCGAAGCGGAACTCGCCGAGCTGCCGGTCGACCGCCTCGATCGTCTCGTGGAGCCGCGAGAGGATCGCTCGGTCGAGGAGCGAAAGCGGCTCCGCGGGATCTCCGCGCCCGGGCGCCGGTGTCGCCTCGGTTTGCGCGAGCACGAACCGCGTCGCGTTCCAGACCTTGGTCATGAAGGCGCGGGAGCCCGCCATCCGGCTCCGCGCGAGCGGCAGGTCGCGGCCCGGGGACGCGAGCGAGAGGAGCGTGAAGCGCACGGCGTCCGCGCCGAACTCGGCGATCACGTCGAGGGGATCGATCACGTTTCCGCGCGTCTTCGACATCTTCTCCCCCTTCTCGTCCCGGACCAGGCCGTGGAGATGGAGGATCGAAAACGGCGGCGCCCCCGTGAGACGCAGGCCCGCCATGATCATGCGGGCGTCCCAGAAGAAGAGGATGTCGAATCCCGAAACGAGGACGTCGGTCGGGTAGAACTCGCGGAGGTCGTCGGTCGCCTCCGGCCAGCCGAAGACGGAGAACGGCCAGAGCTGCGAGGAGAACCACGTGTCGAGCACGTCCGGGTCCTGGACCAGATCGGGAAGGCCGCAGGTCCCGCACGCCGCCGGGGGCTCCTCGGCGACGGTCACATGGTCCCGGGCGCAGTAGTACGCCGGGATCCGGTGTCCCCACCAGAGCTGGCGCGACACGCACCAGTCGTGGATGTTCCGCATCCATTCGA
The Thermoanaerobaculia bacterium DNA segment above includes these coding regions:
- a CDS encoding valine--tRNA ligase, whose protein sequence is MASPSPLPKTFDPSSFEERQSRRWEEAGSFLPGGRPGDPKFSVVIAPPNVTGKIHIGHALENSLVDAMVRWKRMQGFRTVWVPGTDHAGIATQMVVERALAREGVDRKAIGRDAFVEKVWAWKRESKDSIRHQLERLGCSLDWSRERFTLDEGLSRAVRKVFVDLHRDGLVYRGRYVVNWCPRCGTAVSDLEVNHVETPGKLYFIKYDVEGDDVGAIVATTRPETLLGDTALAIAPNDPRTRRLVGKTATLPILGRRLPVVEDDFVDREFGSGIVKVTPAHDPNDFAAANRHGLPAVVVIGPDGRMTAEAGPFAGLDRFEARARVLERLWSEQRIVDAQEHVHAVGHCQRCDTVIEPYLSSQWFVRVAPLAGPAVAAVEKGEIRFVPEHWTKTYFEWMRNIHDWCVSRQLWWGHRIPAYYCARDHVTVAEEPPAACGTCGLPDLVQDPDVLDTWFSSQLWPFSVFGWPEATDDLREFYPTDVLVSGFDILFFWDARMIMAGLRLTGAPPFSILHLHGLVRDEKGEKMSKTRGNVIDPLDVIAEFGADAVRFTLLSLASPGRDLPLARSRMAGSRAFMTKVWNATRFVLAQTEATPAPGRGDPAEPLSLLDRAILSRLHETIEAVDRQLGEFRFDLAAASIYEFVWRDFCDRHLEMVKPVLSGKTGSDADRRSIRRVLLACLRDVLALLHPFAPFVTEEIWEAIGGAGMLATARFPKFDAAIFDPESVGAVRALAEILTRVRNFRSERGAPPTEPAELRIAPDAPHAAALRELGPILAALGRLSSLAFESPAADDLRDVVEGVSLGIRFAGREAATDRAGIDRELDKLDDEIRVLAARLRNPDYLEKAPEPVVQKSRQRLFEMEKRRAALAGTPH